The proteins below are encoded in one region of Thermococcus celericrescens:
- a CDS encoding stage II sporulation protein M, with protein sequence MDVLDVKVPRRTLGHLLLVFLLSTLGGYWAGAASPDTALEAVRKIIGQIGPISDSSFHNFVKIFTNNSMVALLTFISGLFFGLGPWFIMAFNGFVVGLVVFAVHRMGGMPMGQILLGLVPHGVVEIPAIALAGVAGIVWYREIISGEGDGGERFRRGAVKGLKLFALSVLLLFVAALIEAYVTPRVAGL encoded by the coding sequence ATGGACGTGCTCGATGTGAAGGTTCCGAGGAGAACCCTGGGGCACCTGCTGCTGGTGTTCCTGCTCTCCACCCTCGGGGGATACTGGGCGGGGGCCGCCAGTCCGGACACGGCCCTTGAGGCAGTTCGGAAGATAATTGGGCAGATCGGGCCGATCTCAGACTCCAGCTTCCACAACTTCGTCAAGATATTCACCAACAACTCGATGGTGGCACTCCTCACCTTCATATCGGGCCTTTTCTTCGGTCTCGGCCCGTGGTTTATAATGGCCTTCAACGGCTTCGTCGTTGGACTGGTGGTGTTTGCGGTTCACCGGATGGGCGGGATGCCGATGGGGCAGATACTCCTCGGTCTGGTGCCCCACGGCGTCGTCGAGATACCCGCGATAGCCCTCGCCGGCGTCGCCGGTATCGTCTGGTACAGGGAGATAATCTCCGGAGAAGGTGATGGGGGAGAAAGGTTTAGAAGGGGGGCAGTTAAGGGCCTGAAGCTTTTCGCCCTGTCAGTTCTGCTCCTTTTCGTCGCGGCCCTCATTGAGGCCTACGTAACCCCCAGGGTTGCGGGCCTCTGA
- a CDS encoding lipoate protein ligase C-terminal domain-containing protein encodes MKHHVGEHKAKKGLIRIEFDERDGRAEHVRITGDFFMHPEEAVHELEQKLEGHGIDELESLMDEFFAMRMDIEMPYVNIEDFKIALKNALKE; translated from the coding sequence ATGAAACATCATGTGGGCGAGCACAAAGCGAAGAAGGGACTCATAAGGATAGAGTTTGATGAGAGGGACGGCAGGGCCGAGCACGTCAGGATCACGGGAGATTTCTTCATGCATCCAGAGGAGGCGGTCCATGAGCTGGAGCAAAAGCTCGAGGGGCACGGGATCGACGAGCTGGAATCCCTGATGGACGAGTTCTTTGCGATGAGAATGGACATTGAGATGCCCTACGTAAACATCGAGGACTTCAAAATCGCACTCAAAAACGCGCTGAAGGAGTGA
- a CDS encoding DUF354 domain-containing protein has product MKVWIDITNSPHVHFFKGIIRELEKAGHEVLITTREFDGLTGILDMYGFDYYVVGRHGGATLEGKLVAGTERMYRLSKLIVEEKPDLALYKHSAEAPRVAFGLQIPSIGFVDNETAVGQNKLILPYTELLVFPKAIDAYELIRCGADPNGMRPINGFSELSHLYGFVPNRKVLNKLGVRRNEYIVMRTEPVKANYFNGHGKSILEDVIPLLPEVPIVLFPRTPEQRERFERFDNVIMPEEPVDSLSLLYYARLMIGAGGTMNREAIALGTPTISTYPGRLLAVTRWLVEKGVKFHSTDPVKVAMMAEHMMEMNGSYRAYLRSVVSGFENPLDVILGEIETYEEFGTFSAMKIGEAGTSEARNPGGYVGLNEGRDEKEQN; this is encoded by the coding sequence ATGAAGGTATGGATCGACATAACAAACTCCCCTCACGTTCACTTCTTCAAGGGTATAATCAGGGAACTCGAAAAGGCCGGGCATGAGGTTTTAATAACCACGCGCGAATTCGACGGCCTCACGGGCATCCTCGACATGTACGGGTTTGATTACTACGTCGTCGGAAGGCACGGGGGTGCCACCCTCGAGGGCAAGCTCGTGGCCGGTACCGAGAGGATGTACCGCCTCAGCAAGCTCATAGTGGAGGAGAAGCCCGACCTGGCTCTGTACAAGCACTCCGCGGAGGCACCGCGCGTCGCCTTTGGTCTTCAGATTCCTTCGATAGGTTTCGTGGACAACGAAACCGCCGTTGGCCAGAACAAGCTCATACTCCCCTACACCGAACTCCTGGTGTTCCCCAAGGCCATAGACGCCTACGAACTGATCAGATGCGGCGCCGATCCCAACGGTATGAGGCCGATAAACGGCTTCTCCGAGCTGTCTCACCTCTACGGCTTTGTTCCCAACCGGAAGGTTTTGAATAAGCTCGGCGTCAGGAGGAACGAGTACATCGTCATGCGCACCGAGCCCGTGAAGGCCAACTACTTCAACGGACACGGAAAGAGCATCCTTGAGGACGTTATACCCCTCCTCCCAGAGGTGCCCATAGTTCTCTTCCCCAGGACTCCTGAGCAGAGGGAGCGCTTCGAGCGCTTCGACAACGTGATCATGCCGGAGGAGCCCGTTGACAGCCTCAGCCTGCTCTACTACGCCAGGCTTATGATAGGGGCGGGCGGAACGATGAACCGCGAGGCCATAGCCCTTGGAACCCCAACGATCTCCACCTACCCCGGCAGACTGCTCGCGGTGACGCGGTGGCTCGTCGAGAAAGGCGTCAAGTTCCACTCAACCGATCCTGTGAAGGTCGCTATGATGGCAGAGCACATGATGGAGATGAACGGAAGCTACCGGGCGTACCTCAGGAGCGTTGTGAGCGGCTTTGAGAACCCCCTAGACGTCATACTCGGCGAGATCGAGACGTACGAAGAGTTCGGAACGTTCAGCGCGATGAAGATTGGGGAGGCAGGGACCTCAGAGGCCCGCAACCCTGGGGGTTACGTAGGCCTCAATGAGGGCCGCGACGAAAAGGAGCAGAACTGA